From the genome of Pseudomonas yamanorum, one region includes:
- a CDS encoding YebC/PmpR family DNA-binding transcriptional regulator, protein MAGHSKWANIKHRKERQDAKKGKIFTKWIRELTVAARQGGGDPGSNPRLRLALDKALGANMSRDIIDRAVARGAGAADTDDMVELSYEGYGPGGVAVMVECMTDNRNRTAAAVRHAFSKCGGNLGTDGSVAYLFERKGQISFAPGVDEDALIEAAMEADADDVVTNEDGSIDVFTSFAGFYSVRNALEAAGFKGTDAEIVMLPTTSAELDLDGAQKVLKMLDMLEDLDDVQNVYSNADIPELVAEQLV, encoded by the coding sequence CCAAGTGGATTCGCGAGCTGACCGTCGCTGCGCGCCAGGGTGGCGGTGACCCGGGTTCCAACCCGCGTCTGCGCCTGGCCCTGGACAAGGCCCTCGGCGCCAACATGAGCCGCGACATCATCGACCGCGCCGTGGCCCGTGGTGCCGGTGCGGCCGATACCGACGACATGGTCGAGTTGAGCTACGAAGGCTACGGCCCGGGTGGCGTGGCGGTGATGGTCGAGTGCATGACTGACAACCGCAACCGTACTGCGGCTGCCGTGCGCCATGCGTTCAGCAAATGTGGCGGCAACCTGGGGACTGACGGTTCGGTGGCCTACCTGTTTGAGCGCAAGGGGCAGATCTCCTTCGCGCCGGGTGTTGACGAAGATGCACTGATCGAAGCAGCGATGGAGGCCGATGCTGACGACGTGGTGACCAACGAAGACGGTTCCATCGACGTGTTTACCTCGTTCGCGGGCTTCTACTCGGTGCGCAACGCGTTGGAAGCGGCCGGTTTCAAAGGTACCGATGCGGAAATCGTGATGCTGCCCACCACCAGCGCCGAGCTGGACCTGGACGGGGCGCAGAAGGTACTCAAGATGCTCGATATGCTCGAAGACCTGGATGACGTGCAGAACGTCTATTCCAATGCCGATATCCCGGAGTTGGTGGCCGAACAGCTCGTTTAA
- the ruvC gene encoding crossover junction endodeoxyribonuclease RuvC gives MTLILGIDPGSRITGFGVVQQTPRGCVYVASGCIRTGAGELAERLQIVYRGVREVIQTYGPVTMGIEKVFMAKNADSALKLGQARGAAIVAGAEEGMEIAEYTATQVKQAVVGTGAANKEQVMMMVMHMLKLTAKPQIDASDALAIAICHAHTRSSLMPHGLGTARSRGGRLRL, from the coding sequence ATGACTCTTATCCTAGGTATCGACCCCGGTTCGCGAATCACCGGCTTTGGCGTGGTCCAACAGACCCCGCGAGGCTGCGTGTACGTGGCGTCGGGCTGTATCCGTACCGGCGCCGGCGAGCTTGCCGAGCGCTTGCAGATCGTTTACCGCGGCGTGCGTGAAGTGATCCAGACTTACGGCCCGGTCACCATGGGCATCGAAAAAGTGTTCATGGCAAAAAACGCCGACTCCGCCTTGAAGCTCGGCCAAGCCCGCGGTGCTGCCATCGTGGCCGGTGCCGAGGAGGGCATGGAGATCGCGGAGTACACCGCGACCCAGGTCAAGCAGGCCGTGGTCGGCACTGGTGCGGCGAATAAGGAGCAGGTGATGATGATGGTCATGCACATGCTCAAGCTCACCGCCAAACCGCAAATCGATGCCTCCGACGCCCTGGCCATTGCCATTTGCCACGCCCACACCCGTTCCAGCCTGATGCCCCACGGCTTGGGTACGGCACGCAGTCGTGGCGGCCGCCTGCGTCTCTGA